In one Amia ocellicauda isolate fAmiCal2 chromosome 2, fAmiCal2.hap1, whole genome shotgun sequence genomic region, the following are encoded:
- the LOC136760564 gene encoding lactose-binding lectin l-2 isoform X1, which produces MVLLQMSALLCTVLALRVASDDVQITCSPGWTSFDERCFQYFSDQKDWSDAEGHCLSMGGNLASVHSEQEHNFLKQLVKTSDTKQNPAWIGGNDCQQEGVWRWSDGTNWDFTKWNSGEPNNAESENCLSVPDGSERNWNDANCYIQRPFLCVLRA; this is translated from the exons ATGGTGTTGCTCCAGATGTCCGCACTGCTCTGCACTGTCCTGGCGCTCAGAGTGGCTTCAG ATGATGTACAGATAACCTGTTCTCCTGGCTGGACCAGCTTCGATGAGCGCTGCTTCCAGTACTTCAGTGACCAGAAGGACTGGTCTGACGCTGAG ggaCACTGTCTCAGTATGGGAGGGAACCTGGCCTCAGTGCACAGTGAACAAGAGCACAATTTCCTCAAGCAGTTGGTCAAGACCAGCGACACCAAACAGAATCCTGCCTGGATCGGGGGGAATGACTGCCAGCAG GAGGGCGTGTGGCGCTGGAGCGATGGGACCAACTGGGACTTCACCAAGTGGAACAGCGGAGAGCCCAACAACGCTGAGAGTGAAAACTGTCTGAGTGTCCCAG ATGGTTCCGAAAGAAACTGGAATGATGCTAATTGTTACATTCAACGCCCATTCCTGTGTGTCTTGAGAGCCTGA
- the LOC136760564 gene encoding ladderlectin isoform X2: MVLLQMSALLCTVLALRVASDDVQITCSPGWTSFDERCFQYFSDQKDWSDAEGHCLSMGGNLASVHSEQEHNFLKQLVKTSDTKQNPAWIGGNDCQQEGVWRWSDGTNWDFTKWNSGEPNNAESENCLSVPGDRTTAPHQRDDGRGHVPSNLG, from the exons ATGGTGTTGCTCCAGATGTCCGCACTGCTCTGCACTGTCCTGGCGCTCAGAGTGGCTTCAG ATGATGTACAGATAACCTGTTCTCCTGGCTGGACCAGCTTCGATGAGCGCTGCTTCCAGTACTTCAGTGACCAGAAGGACTGGTCTGACGCTGAG ggaCACTGTCTCAGTATGGGAGGGAACCTGGCCTCAGTGCACAGTGAACAAGAGCACAATTTCCTCAAGCAGTTGGTCAAGACCAGCGACACCAAACAGAATCCTGCCTGGATCGGGGGGAATGACTGCCAGCAG GAGGGCGTGTGGCGCTGGAGCGATGGGACCAACTGGGACTTCACCAAGTGGAACAGCGGAGAGCCCAACAACGCTGAGAGTGAAAACTGTCTGAGTGTCCCAG gggacaggacaactgcaccgcatcaaagggatgatggacggggccatgtaccgtcaaatcttgggtga